The stretch of DNA ATCATGGGATGACGAACAATTCATTTAAAATTCACTGTTAGATTTCTTTACAGATGGGGTTCAATTGGTCCTTCATGAAGATCCTTATTCCTATTCCCATTTTGTTTCGCGTCCAAAGTCAAATGCTCATGCTTAGGGTTGGAGTTGACCGTTGCTCAGGAATCTTATTTCTTGATGATTGAGGTTGGAGATGTAATTACTTAGAGGTAAAAGTGGTTTCTATAGTCGAAGCTTGACTAAGGGTGTCATAGCAGATCAAGCACAATGCCATGGTATCTCCCCTTTTTTTCTAGGGTGTATCAATAAAGATGCATCCATAAAGATGGGTCTATAGAGTAGACGGCTTAGATCTAAAGAggtttctcctgaggttcatcaCGGTTTATGGCTCAAGGTAGAGGGGTGATGGTCGGAGTTCGGCCTTAAAAAGAGGGTTTTTTGTAGAGCTTTACATGGGATGACTTCCGGGTCAGGACAATCTGTGTGTGTTGATCAGGGTTGCCAAACGTAGTGTATTTGTTtgattttctagaccttttgaaGTAAGGGTCAGACCATCCACCTGGCACGTGGACCATCCATGGGTTCTTGAAGTTGGCTGACATGGCAAATGCAGGACTATTCGAAATTCCATAGAAATGTCATATTCAACTATACTTAACATAGGTTTGCAAAGATATTTAACATATGTTAATAGATCAACAAATGCATATTGGGTCGTTGCATATACCACCTCCATCACCCCTCAAGCCTTCCCACATGTTAGgccttgctgagtactttatgtactcaccAATTGTTGACTCACATATGTGGAACCTGAGAAGGACTATGTTGCTGATGAGAAAGCGAACCATGAGGAATAGGAGTTATGCAAGCACCTACAGACCTACTAGGAGATAGAGAGATTAGAAATATAGGGTTTCCACCGCGCTTGAGCATGCCTGTGGGATAAAGTTCTGCTACGTTATAGTAGGAGCCTGCTTGCTATTAAGGCCTATAGCCATGACGTGTAAAACTCGACCGTTGTAAGATTATATTTGTAATCAATAAAGCCTATTATTTAAATATAAATCTATATATCATTCTGGGCATATCTGAGATTGATCTTGGTACACATATAGATATACCTAAACTCTCAAAATAAAGGTCTGGTATGGTCTAGACATGAGCAAGACTAGCCATACCACCAACCCAAACAACAACTCCCTGCTCCCCTCACCCACCCGTCCACCCAAGAAATAAATCCTTCCTTTGCATACTCGTTAAGATCTGCACAAGTTTGGTGTATATATGATGCCACGTTTGCAAAAAAAATGTGCAAGCTTAGCGTCGAGGTTAGCACGACAGGTTCTGTGTTGAGTATCTAATTCTATTTTGTGAACGAAGATGGAGACAAAAGCACCCTCCCGAGCTTTAGTGGGTATGGTATGGAGAAATTTCTTCCCCACTAGCCATACTACCCAAAGAAGAATTCTTCGTTAACGTCTCTATCTTTGATGTCTCGGGTGTTTTATCTTCAACCCGTCCAACTGATGTTTTTAGATGATTGATTTCACCATCTTTATTTCATAACCCAAATCCATAATTTGGAATTGTTGTTAATTAACCACCAAAATCACGTTAAATCAAACACCACCAGCGTTAGAAATACTTTGATTTTGTGAAGGCTCTTTATGTTTCTGATTCACAGTGAGCGTATTTGGCTGCAACATCATATAGCCATTTATTTAGTGCACGTTTCATTCAAGCGCgcgtgtatgtatatatatagccatttcaaaaaaaaaaagattgcaTAAAAGAGTCAAGATCCAGCAGTAGGGACACAATTCCTGCCCTCCAAATTCATTTGTATGGTATTGAACTAGAAGGTCCAGATGTGCTTCTACAGGACCCCTCTTCCATTACATGAAAAACAGTACAATCAAttacaaatgattcaaagcaaCGTTGTACAGCCGTGCTCAATCTAAGTTATCTAAAATGCAATGTATCTCAGCTTTAGTTCATTTGTAACGTTGCTGGCTCAAATTTGACATTACTTCCCCCAAAGAGAACACATGAAAACTGAACGCAGAAATCCCTAGAAAAGATCTCCACTGTTCTGACCAAGATTTGTGAGGCAAGGAACACCTTATGGCTTAAATGGAGCAAATACTACTACAGAATTGTGACCTCCAAATCCAAAGGAATTTGAGATACCTGCATAGCAATACAAACAAATATAAGAGAAAGAGGTTTTGTTTGGGGGGGATTAATGTGCCTTGAAATTGATACCAACCAACGTTCACTTCATGCTGCTTTTTTACATTAGGTACAGTGTCAAATTCAACCGCTTCCTCGGGGTTCTGCAGTCAAAAGAGAATGTAGCTCAGATTTAGTGGCAAACAGATTCTAATAGAATGATAGCTAAAATTACCGTGCTGTTACTTACAAATTGGTTTATGCTTGGATGCACCCATCCAGTAGTTATCGCTTTAACAGTAGCAATGGCTTCCAAACCGCCTGCTGCACCAAGGCAATGTCCTATCATGGACTGCAAATGGAAGATCACATCAGCCATCAGGAAGGGGCAATGAATAAATATCTGAAATAATATTGATAAGTTGAAATACCTTGGTTGCATTTATTTTGATCCCAGATGGGTCCTTGAAGACTTGCTTGATGGCATTCACCTCTGCCAGATCACCAGCAAGGGTTGATGTTGCATGAGCATTAATATAGTTGACCTGCAAATAGTTTGTAAGTGTTCCATTTACTTATATTACTTAAGATTCCTCAAAGGATTCGTGAAGTCAAAACCAGCTTATCAAGGCAAAACATAACTGTGAAATGTGTAAGGAATTGGCATTTACAGTGTATAGTTACATGCCAGCTAGATGAGTGAAAattatatctgaaccaaaagtgtggcAACCATGCCAAATTGCACAACTATGGATCACTATTTAAGAATCATGGACAACTGTCACTCTAGAAAGCAGAGTTACAGACAAGTTAAGCATAATGGAACAAATATGAAATGAAGCAGTATTTTTAACAACTAAAATTCATACTACCTCCTCAGGTGCCACACCAGCATCTTCGAGACTTTGCTTGATGCAAGATGAAACACCAAGACCATCAGATCTCGGGTCAGTCATATGGTAAGCATCACAGTTCACAGCACCTCCTAAATACTCAGCAATTATTGGTGCATCACGTTTCATTGCGTGCTCTAGGCTCTCCATGACCTTTGTCAAATTGATTGAAAGAACTAGCAATTAGAATATTAATGGATAGAAAATTCATAATTCCATGGCAAAAAGGAATGACAAGCATGAAACATCTTATCATCATGCCATAAGAATATACATGGCAGAAGATGAATGATCAATTGAATATAGATTATAGAAAACATTCATCGCAACTGAAGTATTGGAGCAGCTAGAGAAAGACCCTGGGCGCATTAGAACTGAATGGAAGTTACTCTTCACAAATTGttaaagaaaaaatattttcttttgcACTTTATAGGCTTAACAAAATATCAGATAATGCTAATATATCATACCAGGACTCCAGCTCCTTCACCCATGACAAAACCATCACGATCCTTGTCCCAAGGCCTGGATGCTGTTTTGGGGTCATCATTCCTCTGTGACAGTGCTCTACAGGCAACAAAGCCACCAACACCAATTGGAATAATTGCAGCTTCAGTGCCACCAGCTATCATTATATCAGCTTCGCCTCTACGGATATGGTTTGCTGCAGCATAGAAACAGTAGTTCGAGGTAGCACAGGCAGTTGAGATGGAGTAGTTTGGACCCATGAAACCAATGTCCATTCCAAGCAGGGCAGAACCCATGTTTGTTATAGCATATGGGATGAAGAAAGGAGTTATTTTTCTGTATCCCTTCTCAATGAGATTCTGAACACCATCAGAAAACACCGTGAGGCCACCCATACCAGTGCCCACAAGCACACCAGCCCGGGTCTTGTCAATCTGTCAGAGAATGTTTTACCAATTAGCACCAACCGTAGTATCAAGTATCAACAGTGAGAAAATCTTATAggggcatacccagtgcagagagctcacgctctgtgcggggtctggggaagggtgtcagtggcaagccttaccctcgcctgtgcaatgcgaggagattgcgactcgaacccgggaccttccggtcacaggcggtaagactctaccgcttgcaccaggccactTATAGGACTAGTAAAAATATTAAACTAGCAGATGAAACTACTATCAATACTGTACAAACTAAATTTTGATGTGCTAGAACACAATTTGATTTAATCCAAAAATGCTACTCCCTCTGACCTGTAGGGCGTGTTTATTTTGAAGAAATCAAACTCCATAAACCTGACCAACAACTAGTCAAACTATGTGTGCTTAGGGTACAAAAGTTACATCAATAGAATTATACTCAAACTACTTTTAATATGACATTGGTTTTGTGGAGATTGACAATATTCTAAGACAAAATAATGGTTAAAATATACTTTTGATGACATTATCCTTCCACAATATGCCTGGAAGAAGGGAATACTTTGCTAGAAAAATGGCCATAATGCAAGTGAATCATCAAATGAAACAACAGATTTTCGCAAAGCTCATATCTTACTACGAATTAAACCTAATTGTGTCAATCATTCTTTTTAATTAAACTACTACTTTGTTTCAGCTAAGACTAGTCACAAATATATCATACTGAGTTCAAAtaagtttaaatgaattttcaaaAGGCACTGTAGCAGACATGATTTATGTAATCTTCCATTTTTTTTACCTTGAAAGTAAGAGCCAACCGAAGGCAGTTACTCACAAGACTAACTTCCAATACACCACAATTGGCTTTGAGTGACATCAAAGCACACCTTTATTATCTATGCCATTTAAGAGTCACCCAGTTTTTATATCAGatacacaccaaaaataccattCTAACTGTAAGACATTTGCCCTTTTGCCCTAAGACACCACGATTGCAATGTAAATTGATGTGCTGATTTAGCCAAACAGACAAAACTGCAGCATTGTGCTTACTACCCAAAAATAGAGACAATACTTTATATCTACACTGCTGAACAAATCCTGACATGAGCAATTCGCTGCTGAAAATGTATGTCATAATGCTCTTTAGATTAAGCAATGCTCCCCAGTTCAGGAGTTCCTATGCTGCGGACAAGAATGAATTCAGAGACCCTTCACAGCCAAAACACCTTATTTCAGTATCTAGCACTACAAAAACCAATACTAATATTCACCAGCTCCGATCCCTAAGAAAGCTTCATCTTCTTCCCCTGTTATGCACCAAAGAGTTGAAGAACCAGAAGAACCACGTCAACTTCAAACTACAATCGATCATCCAGGATAGCATATTTTATTTCTTGCCACACGATATCTATATGTGACATCAAGATCGTTAATCTCAGAGTCTAGACTGAACACAAGAGTTACTCCTCGGGCCAAGCTAAGATGGCATATCCTGCCACTACTTGGCGTCCCTGCATCTAAGCCATCAAGGTCACGAATCTCACTATCCCCAGAGATCATATCTCAATCCAAAGAAAAGGAAATTGTAGTCACCATCACACAATGAACCAACCAACGTCCCCTGATTTATCAAAAGCGCGATACCACAGGACAGTTTATGTCTGACGGAAAGATCTCAACGTAACTAGGCAATTCACAACTCTACTTGCCAGTAAAAGTGCAGCATTTAAAACAAAAAGCAATCCGAGGTGTGTTTCCAGTGCTAGCTACCTTTTCCATGGGCTTGGAGCCGTGGGCAATCCCGGCGGCCTCGAGAGCCTTCTTGCCACCGACGATGCAGTACCGGAGGCAGTCGTCGAGGCGGCGGTCGTTCTTTCCGTCGATGTAGCCCTCGGAGGAGAAGCCCCGGATCTGGCCGGCGAAGCGGGTGGGGAACTTGGAGGCGTCGAAGCGGTCGATGGGCCCGATGCCGCTCTCCCCGGCTAGCAGGCGGTCGTAGTAAGCGTCTACGTCGTTCCCGAACACGGAGACCAGCCCCATCCCCGTGATCACCACCCGCTTCTTGGGATCCGTCTCCCGCCGCGGTGCCGCTGCCGCCGTCGCGGAGGCGCGGACGGAGAGGCGCCCCGGGAGACTCCGCCGGCCCCGCGGAGCCGCCACCGGGGCCGCGGCAGCGGTGGGCAGGAGGAGGCTCTgcatggcgacggcggtggcggtggcggagcgAGGGGTGGGACGGGGGAGGAGGAGAGGGTGGCGGCGATGGAAACGAGGCGGGGGGGAAGAAGATGAGTGGTGTGTCCTGCTGGGTGCTGGCTGCGCTGCGAGGCGGAGCGTTGCCCCGTGTGTATATGGAGGATGGGGTCGTGGGCCCACAGGGGTTTGGGCTTTTGGCGCTGTGGGACTTTGGAGGCGCCGGAGACGGGCAACGGGTTTACCTCGTTCTCAACGGAACGTGGCGGACTATGCAACGGAACTTCTTGTTTTCCCTTGTGATGCGTGTCGTTCAAGCCTCTCCTTCAGAGCGTGATTGGTTGCCGCATgtgaggccccgtttagttcaaaaaaaattttggattttggctactgtagtacttttgtttttatttgacaattagtgtctaattatggattaattaggttcgaaagtttcgtctcgtgatttctcacccaactgtgcaattagttttttttttcgtctacatttagtactccatgcatgcgccgcaagattcgatgtgacgattACTGCGCAAAAAAATTTGGGTTTTAGGGAGCATCTAAACAGGGCCTGAATAAGCTTGGCTCATACTAGCCTCTTCCTTCGGTACTAGAGAGCGATGCTCCAGTTAACCAGGACCCTTTTAGTTTCATTTGCCATAGTAAAAGATTAGCCTCTAAATTTttgctactaaactttagtcttgcttgaggtgtttaAATCCATGGCAAAAGCTTTGGCTAAAAATACAAAATAAGGTGTCATTCACACTTCCCAATGCTTTTAGCCCAGTTTTGCATCTCTTGAAATGCAAATGGCAAAACTTTAGCCCCCCCTTTTGCTCCACCTGTTTAGATCCATTTGCCCAAACACTTGGGCTAAAAGTGCTGGGCAAAAGTTTTGCCAAAGAAATAAACAGAGCCTAGGCTACATCAGAGACGAAGCTCCCCATGCGACAGGCAGGATGGGGCAGCTACCCCACCTACCGCAAGTGGGAAGCCCCTACTACCCCTTCCTTCTACCTCAGGACGTTAGGCATCGAGCAGCGTCGAGCGGACGGCAGACATCCGACCGGTGACGCATCGATCTAGAACATGTTTTGTGAGAGGACCGAGGGTGCGCGAGCAACGACCAAAGGCCCAATAGAAGAAAGCTCATGAGACATCAACCTAGCAACTATCCACAGCATGTTCGCATCAGGAAGACATGAATCGCCAACCGGCCCTAGAGGCTAGAACTATCAATCTCCAATTCCCATGATGTCCGACTCCCTGAGGCTCGAGCTACGACGGCTAACGGTGATCCTCGTCACTGCGCCGCGCCACCCCTAATGCCCCGTCACTGCCATGCATCCTAGCTGCAGCCTGGCAGTCGCCAGTGCTCCTTGCTGTTTGCAGTGCTGCTTGCTGGCACCCCTTGCTGGCGTGTTGCCAGGCTACCGCTAGGACGCCGAGCGATAAAGAGAGAGCAAGAATGACCACGGGGCACAGCCTAGGcgcgctgtaacaccccggtgttatgcctacatttaggcactgcaaatcacgcatatcatgcatcatcaagcatccaaatcatacatgcttaatcatgtgaataacaagtgaaacactgcttcgaaacatctgaaacatgttgtgaaacctgaatgttgcatgcctttgttagaattgttttgccctgattttgtttgctaggttagtagaacttgtttggttatgattgtaaatcatctaaaattatttatcacaattt from Miscanthus floridulus cultivar M001 unplaced genomic scaffold, ASM1932011v1 fs_780_1_2, whole genome shotgun sequence encodes:
- the LOC136533071 gene encoding 3-oxoacyl-[acyl-carrier-protein] synthase I, chloroplastic-like: MQSLLLPTAAAAPVAAPRGRRSLPGRLSVRASATAAAAPRRETDPKKRVVITGMGLVSVFGNDVDAYYDRLLAGESGIGPIDRFDASKFPTRFAGQIRGFSSEGYIDGKNDRRLDDCLRYCIVGGKKALEAAGIAHGSKPMEKIDKTRAGVLVGTGMGGLTVFSDGVQNLIEKGYRKITPFFIPYAITNMGSALLGMDIGFMGPNYSISTACATSNYCFYAAANHIRRGEADIMIAGGTEAAIIPIGVGGFVACRALSQRNDDPKTASRPWDKDRDGFVMGEGAGVLVMESLEHAMKRDAPIIAEYLGGAVNCDAYHMTDPRSDGLGVSSCIKQSLEDAGVAPEEVNYINAHATSTLAGDLAEVNAIKQVFKDPSGIKINATKSMIGHCLGAAGGLEAIATVKAITTGWVHPSINQFNPEEAVEFDTVPNVKKQHEVNVGISNSFGFGGHNSVVVFAPFKP